One Clostridia bacterium genomic region harbors:
- a CDS encoding sigma 54-interacting transcriptional regulator — MKKIEEVLQALHELEVKTEKGVSASEISKRMNIDRTNISRYLNQLYSEKKILRINGRPVLYCSVKCKTADITPNMRVGENSLDKIAGIHQSLQVPVQQAKAAILYPPNGLHTLILGGTGVGKSMFAELMYQFAVESGVIASNAPFIRFNCADYADNPQLLISQIFGVKKGAYTGADKDREGLLKKADGGMFLLDEVHRLSPQGQEMLFTFIDKGFFEPLGETEKKVYADVQIIAATTEEPQSFLLNTFARRIPMIINLPSLKDRGLNERFYLVESFLRQESKRIGKGIYIDKSSITSFLLYDCPNNIGQLKSDIQLACARAFVNYKSKNEDYMLVAQADLPQHVKKGMLNLQNNRNEVDYLLKSKGDILRYSYKEEQEQSPEYPHQDSEDFYDIIEKKLQLLKESGMKEEEINHIVNMDIESHFKKYIGELPEKLRRNEISKIVAAEVMDLVMEIIELAREKLMREYDEKIHFGLLLHVNSFIERARKGISIYHPKLNSIRVEYPDEFLVAMEAAKLMDNRLGIHTPLDEIGYLTMFLASNPLESISEEKDKVGILVIMHGNSTASSMVEVCNSLVGTTHTAALDMPLAMSPQTMYITAKNTVLELDNGKGVLLMVDMGSLVNFGDMISEETGSLVKTIDMVSTPLVMDACRKAVLGRDLYYIYDSIKEAYQLNALENAKGGSVKKSIIITACFTGEGASLKLKEIIEHKLEQRYETEVIPLEIINKNEFLSKIERYRERYKVLAVVSTVDVTLEDIPVIPAIEILTYEGIGRLDSIVREENTYLGVKKSLKEHLSAVDCEAAVDNARYIIDNIEQSLKVRVKSEVKIGIILHMSFLLDKLKQGGRETIFNDLDSFKELYGLELMKVSRCLIPLDKHFGIKVGENESAYICKMFLSNNELEAISV, encoded by the coding sequence GTGAAGAAAATCGAAGAAGTACTTCAAGCTTTGCATGAACTGGAGGTTAAAACAGAAAAAGGGGTTTCTGCCTCTGAGATAAGTAAAAGGATGAATATCGACAGGACAAATATCAGTCGATATTTGAACCAGCTTTATAGTGAAAAGAAGATTTTGAGAATTAACGGCAGACCTGTTCTGTATTGCTCAGTAAAGTGTAAAACAGCTGATATAACCCCAAACATGCGAGTTGGTGAAAATAGCCTGGATAAGATCGCAGGAATCCATCAGAGTCTTCAGGTGCCAGTACAGCAGGCAAAAGCAGCTATTTTGTATCCTCCTAATGGACTGCACACCTTGATTCTGGGAGGAACCGGTGTAGGAAAATCCATGTTTGCCGAGCTTATGTACCAATTTGCTGTAGAATCAGGGGTAATAGCTTCCAATGCACCTTTCATTCGTTTTAACTGTGCGGATTATGCAGATAACCCTCAGCTTCTTATATCTCAAATCTTTGGAGTTAAAAAAGGCGCCTATACCGGCGCCGATAAAGATCGGGAAGGACTCTTGAAAAAGGCGGACGGAGGAATGTTCCTGCTGGATGAAGTGCACAGACTATCACCCCAGGGGCAGGAAATGCTTTTTACCTTTATTGATAAGGGCTTCTTCGAACCTTTGGGAGAGACGGAGAAAAAAGTATATGCAGATGTGCAGATAATTGCCGCCACTACAGAAGAACCTCAGTCCTTCCTATTAAATACCTTTGCAAGAAGAATTCCTATGATTATAAATCTACCGTCCCTAAAAGACAGAGGGCTCAATGAACGTTTCTATCTTGTTGAAAGCTTTCTAAGACAGGAATCAAAGAGAATCGGTAAAGGCATATATATTGACAAAAGCTCCATAACATCCTTTTTACTATACGATTGTCCAAACAATATCGGTCAATTGAAAAGTGACATACAGTTGGCTTGTGCCAGAGCATTTGTTAATTACAAATCAAAGAATGAAGACTATATGCTGGTTGCGCAAGCAGATCTTCCGCAGCACGTTAAAAAGGGTATGCTGAACCTCCAGAACAATAGAAACGAGGTTGATTACCTCCTTAAGAGCAAAGGGGATATCCTGAGATACAGCTATAAAGAGGAACAAGAACAGAGTCCAGAATACCCTCATCAGGACAGTGAGGATTTTTACGATATTATCGAGAAAAAACTTCAGCTTCTTAAGGAATCAGGAATGAAGGAAGAAGAAATCAATCATATTGTAAATATGGACATTGAAAGTCATTTTAAAAAATATATAGGAGAACTCCCTGAAAAGTTGAGAAGAAATGAGATTTCTAAAATTGTGGCCGCTGAAGTAATGGATTTAGTTATGGAAATAATCGAACTGGCACGGGAAAAACTCATGCGGGAATATGATGAAAAAATTCATTTCGGCTTGCTTTTACATGTTAACAGCTTTATAGAAAGGGCAAGAAAAGGAATCAGTATATATCATCCAAAGCTCAATTCGATTCGTGTAGAATATCCTGATGAGTTTTTAGTTGCCATGGAAGCTGCAAAGCTTATGGATAATAGATTGGGAATACATACGCCCCTTGATGAAATAGGATACTTGACAATGTTCTTAGCTTCAAACCCTTTAGAATCAATCTCAGAAGAAAAGGACAAAGTAGGAATACTGGTAATCATGCATGGTAATTCAACTGCAAGCAGTATGGTTGAGGTATGCAATTCTCTGGTCGGGACAACTCATACTGCAGCCTTGGACATGCCCCTTGCCATGAGCCCCCAGACAATGTATATCACCGCAAAAAATACTGTGCTGGAACTGGATAATGGAAAAGGCGTACTTCTGATGGTTGATATGGGTTCTCTTGTAAATTTCGGTGATATGATAAGCGAAGAAACCGGTTCATTGGTGAAGACGATTGATATGGTAAGCACACCCCTTGTCATGGATGCCTGCAGAAAGGCTGTACTAGGTAGAGACCTTTACTATATTTATGACAGTATTAAAGAAGCTTATCAATTGAATGCATTGGAAAATGCAAAGGGCGGCTCTGTGAAAAAAAGTATAATAATCACAGCTTGCTTTACAGGAGAAGGTGCATCCCTGAAGCTTAAGGAAATTATTGAGCATAAGCTGGAACAGCGGTATGAAACTGAAGTGATCCCTTTAGAGATTATTAATAAAAATGAGTTCTTAAGCAAGATAGAGCGCTATAGAGAAAGGTACAAGGTTCTGGCAGTTGTAAGTACAGTTGATGTAACCCTGGAGGATATTCCTGTGATTCCTGCAATAGAGATTCTTACCTATGAAGGAATAGGGCGGCTTGACAGTATAGTCAGGGAGGAGAACACCTACCTTGGAGTAAAGAAATCCCTGAAGGAGCATTTATCAGCCGTAGACTGTGAAGCCGCGGTAGATAATGCAAGGTACATTATTGACAACATTGAACAAAGCCTGAAAGTGCGGGTAAAAAGTGAAGTGAAGATAGGAATTATCCTTCATATGAGCTTCCTCTTGGACAAGCTTAAGCAGGGCGGGCGGGAGACTATATTCAATGACTTGGACAGCTTCAAAGAACTATATGGCCTTGAGCTTATGAAAGTCAGCCGCTGCCTGATACCTCTGGATAAGCACTTCGGCATTAAGGTAGGTGAAAATGAATCGGCCTATATATGTAAAATGTTTTTATCAAATAATGAACTTGAAGCAATAAGTGTGTAA